The segment TGCCAGCTTCACGCGCTGGGCTTCGCCGCCGGAAAGGGTGGTGGCGCTCTGGCCCAGTGTTACATAACCAAGACCCACGTCCAGCAGGGTCTGCAGCTTGCGGGCGATCTTGGGCTGATTGGCAAAGAAGACCACCGCTTCCTCCACCGTCATGTTCAGCACATCGGAGATGGTCTTTTCCTTATACTTCACTTCCAGCGTTTCACGGTTGTAGCGTGCACCCTTGCACACTTCGCAGGGCACATACACATCCGGAAGAAAGTGCATTTCGATCTGTAGGATGCCGTTGCCCTCGCAGGCTTCACAACGGCCGCCCTTGACGTTGAAGCTGAAACGCCCCGGGCCGTAGCCGCGCATTTTGGCATCCTGCGTCTGGGAGAACACCGTGCGGATATCATTGAACACACCGGTATAAGTGGCAGGATTGGAGCGGGGCGTACGGCCGATCGGCTGCTGGTCGATGCCGATGACCTTATCCACAAATTCCAGCCCTTCTACCCCATCACACTTGCCCGCGCGGGAACGGGCACCGTTCAGCTCGCAGGCAAGGGTCTTATACAGGATCTCGTTGATCAGGCTGGACTTACCGGAGCCGGAAATACCGGTGACGCAGATAAACTCGCCCAGCGGGAATTTTACGTCGATGTTGCGCAGGTTGTTTTCCCGTGCGCCCTTCACGGTGAGGAAATTGCCGTTGCCGGTGCGGCGGGTCTGCGGCACGGCAATGCGCTTGCGGCCGGAGAGGTAATCGCCGGTGATGCTGCGCTTTGCCTTACAGATATCTTTGACAGAGCCCGCAGCCACGATCTCGCCGCCATGAACACCGGCCCCCGGGCCTACATCCACGATATAATCCGCGCTGCGCATGGTGTCCTCATCGTGCTCTACCACGATCACCGTATTGCCGAGGTCCCGCAGATTTTTCAGGGTGGCAATCAGCTTATCATTATCACGCTGATGCAGACCGATGCTGGGCTCGTCCAGCACGTAGAGCACACCGGAAAGTGCACTGCCGATCTGGGTGGTCAGACGGATGCGCTGGCTCTCGCCGCCGGAAAGGGTGCCTGCGGAACGGGCCAGCGTGAGGTAATCCAGACCCACGCTCTGCAAAAACTGCAGGCGGTTCCGGATTTCCTTCATGATCTGCCCGCCGATCTGCTTCTGTTTTTCGGTCAGGTGCGGCTCATTTTCTTTGATGAAGGCCAGCTCATCCCGGATGGACATTTCGCAGAAATCACTGATATTCTTATCCCCAATGGTCACGGCCAGAACTACCGGTTTCAGACGCTTGCCGTGACAGTCCGGACACTCCACGCCGGACATGAAACTGCCGATCTCCTCCTTCATCCACTCGCTGTTGGTCTCGCGGAAGCGGCGCTCCAGGTTCTCCACGATGCCCTCGAAGGTATTATAATACACTCCGCTGCCGAACTCGTTGGTGCGGTGCATCTCAATTTTTTCGCCATTGGTGCCGTACAGCAAAGCATTGACAGCCTCGGTGCTCATCTCTTTGATGGGCGTATCCAGCGTGAAGCCGTACTTTTTCCCAAGGCCCAGATAATACATTTCGGACACAGACCCTTCAGCATAGTACCAGCCGCTGGCCTTGATGGCTCCCTCCCGGATGGAAAGATTCCGGTTGGGCAGGATGCGCTCCTCGTCCACCCGCATAAAGGTGCCAAGGCCGGTGCATTTTTCGCAGGCTCCCAGCGGGTTATTGAAGGAGAAGAGCCGCGGCGACAGGTCGCTGATGGAAATACCGTGCTCCGGGCAGGCAAAGTTCTGACTGAAGGTCATGCACTCGCCGCCGATCACATCCACCTCGGCGATGCCGCCGGTGAGGGCCAGCGCAGTCTCCAGAGAATCGGCCAGACGGCCCCGGATGCCCTTGCGCAGGGCAAGACGGTCCACCACGATCTCCACTGTGTGCTTGATGTTTTTTTCCAGCTTGATTTCTTCGTCCAGATCATACATGTTTCCGTCAATTTTCACGCGGGCATAACCACCGCGGCGGGCGGCATCCAGCTCTTTCTGCTGGGTGCCCTTTCGCTGCCGCACCACCGGTGCCAGCACTTGAAATTTGGTGCCTTCTTCCAGTTTGAGCACCGCATCTACCATTTCGTCCACAGTCTGCTGGCTGATCACCCGCCCGCACACCGGGCAGTGGGGCACGCCCACGCGGGCGTACAAAAGACGCAGGTAATCGTAGATTTCGGTCACAGTGCCCACGGTAGAGCGGGGGTTGTGGCTGGTGGTTTTCTGGTCGATGGAAATTGCCGGCGAGAGGCCGGTGATCTCGTCCACATCGGGCTTATCCATGCGGCCCAGAAA is part of the Faecalibacterium sp. HTF-F genome and harbors:
- the uvrA gene encoding excinuclease ABC subunit UvrA — encoded protein: MANDKIVIRGAREHNLKNVSLTLPREKLIVMTGLSGSGKSSLAFDTIYADGQRRYVESLSSYARMFLGRMDKPDVDEITGLSPAISIDQKTTSHNPRSTVGTVTEIYDYLRLLYARVGVPHCPVCGRVISQQTVDEMVDAVLKLEEGTKFQVLAPVVRQRKGTQQKELDAARRGGYARVKIDGNMYDLDEEIKLEKNIKHTVEIVVDRLALRKGIRGRLADSLETALALTGGIAEVDVIGGECMTFSQNFACPEHGISISDLSPRLFSFNNPLGACEKCTGLGTFMRVDEERILPNRNLSIREGAIKASGWYYAEGSVSEMYYLGLGKKYGFTLDTPIKEMSTEAVNALLYGTNGEKIEMHRTNEFGSGVYYNTFEGIVENLERRFRETNSEWMKEEIGSFMSGVECPDCHGKRLKPVVLAVTIGDKNISDFCEMSIRDELAFIKENEPHLTEKQKQIGGQIMKEIRNRLQFLQSVGLDYLTLARSAGTLSGGESQRIRLTTQIGSALSGVLYVLDEPSIGLHQRDNDKLIATLKNLRDLGNTVIVVEHDEDTMRSADYIVDVGPGAGVHGGEIVAAGSVKDICKAKRSITGDYLSGRKRIAVPQTRRTGNGNFLTVKGARENNLRNIDVKFPLGEFICVTGISGSGKSSLINEILYKTLACELNGARSRAGKCDGVEGLEFVDKVIGIDQQPIGRTPRSNPATYTGVFNDIRTVFSQTQDAKMRGYGPGRFSFNVKGGRCEACEGNGILQIEMHFLPDVYVPCEVCKGARYNRETLEVKYKEKTISDVLNMTVEEAVVFFANQPKIARKLQTLLDVGLGYVTLGQSATTLSGGEAQRVKLANELARRSTGKTVYILDEPTTGLHIADVHRLIEVLQKLVDAGNTVIVIEHNLDLIKCADHIIDLGPEGGSAGGEIVAEGTPEQVAEVPGSFTGQYLKPLLEKDKILQEKEHNK